Proteins from a single region of Synchiropus splendidus isolate RoL2022-P1 chromosome 3, RoL_Sspl_1.0, whole genome shotgun sequence:
- the LOC128755945 gene encoding signal-regulatory protein beta-2-like: MFFVHALLLCSLSAADFSGISQPVSVRSVGLGDSVTIQCYVEGNLDRVWYRLTSAQVLQFVASFTSRFSHVEMSDDIKGRYSVEAVGTKHHLKISPTTWTDVGTYYCGVIQLDRVHFGGGTSLMLKGANMSSHSVVQRPPSLLVKPGDSVTLECSVLHTDLCSQEHTSVMWLKTPKKPPAEIVHRSGRDESHCTNEACEYEFLLKNLSSEDAGTFYCVAAACGQVLLGDGTVLNITSRNIKHPL, encoded by the exons ATGTTCTTTGTTCACGctctgcttctgtgcagtttgt ctgcagcagaCTTCAGTGGGATTTCACAGCCTGTTTCTGTCCGATCTGTGGGGCTCGGAGACTCTGTCACCATCCAGTGTTACGTTGAGGGAAACCTGGATAGAGTGTGGTACAGACTGACATCAGCCCAGGTGCTGCAGTTCGTGGCCTCTTTCACTTCCAGATTTTCTCATGTGGAAATGTCTGACGACATCAAGGGTCGATATTCAGTTGAAGCTGTTGGGACTAAGCATCATCTGAAGATATCACCAACCACCTGGACAGACGTGGGAACTTACTACTGTGGCGTGATACAGTTAGATCGTGTCCATTTTGGAGGAGGAACATCTCTGATGCTGAAAG GTGCAAACATGTCCAGTCACTCTGTGGTGCAGCGTCCTCCGTCTCTGTTGGTGAAGCCGGGAGACTCTGTGACTCTTGAGTGTTCAGTTCTTCACACGGACCTCTGTTCACAAGAACACACCAGCGTCATGTGGCTGAAAACTCCAAAGAAACCTCCTGCAGAGATTGTTCACAGGTCTGGGAGAGATGAGAGTCACTGCACAAATGAGGCATGTGAGTACGAGTTCCTCCTGAAGAACCTGAGCTCTGAAGATGCTGGAACCTTCTACTGTGTAGCTGCTGCATGTGGACAAGTTCTGCTGGGCGACGGGACTGTGCTGAACATCACCAGCCGTAATATAAAACACCCTTTATAA
- the LOC128756085 gene encoding RNA-binding protein 4.1-like: MVKIFVGNLPGEAQQEEIKALFSEYGNVTECAIIKNFAFVHMDDRKAATKAIKNLHLHKLHNTPINVEASNGRNQGSVKLHVSNVEKGADDELRALFEEYGSVTECAIVKNFAFVHMSNSEEAMDAMKGLDNTEFQGKRIHVQISKSRPKYDEQYDYPPSHDQEGYWPPQYPGEYSHPGASDYMRGRPGHMPRGFPAPPLPPHPPRRAAYSQHPYNGDRGQYGVIDYYEKYRARPYGASPYQDQRSGPPPPPPVAPVRDPVMASPIDSYDRRPPPPPMPSYYPRDRSPLRRPPSMAMPSAGNGYPYERSRLSPVKRVPAYGVPRPRDPYAERPPPPPPSRFAY; encoded by the exons atggtgaaaatatttgtggGTAACCTCCCTGGCGAAGCACAGCAGGAAGAAATAAAAGCGCTCTTCTCAGAGTATGGCAACGTCACGGAATGTGCAATCATCAAGAACTTTGCCTTTGTCCACATGGATGACCGCAAGGCAGCTACAAAGGCCATCAAGAACCTGCACCTTCACAAGCTGCATAACACACCTATAAACGTGGAGGCCAGCAACGGGCGGAACCAGGGGTCAGTCAAGCTGCACGTTTCCAACGTGGAGAAAGGAGCCGACGACGAGCTCCGTGCCCTCTTTGAAGAGTATGGCTCAGTCACAGAGTGTGCCATTGTCAAGAATTTTGCCTTTGTGCACATGTCTAACTCGGAAGAAGCAATGGATGCCATGAAAGGACTTGATAACACTGAGTTCCAAG GGAAACGCATCCATGTGCAGATTTCCAAAAGTCGTCCCAAATATGACGAGCAGTATGACTACCCTCCCTCTCACGACCAGGAAGGCTACTGGCCACCACAGTACCCTGGAGAGTACTCCCACCCGGGGGCGTCCGACTACATGAGAGGGCGCCCCGGCCACATGCCTCGAGGTTTCCCTGCCCCTCCCCTCCCGCCACATCCCCCCAGGCGAGCCGCTTATTCTCAGCATCCATACAACGGCGACAGGGGTCAATATGGCGTCATAGATTACTATGAAAAGTATCGAGCACGTCCTTATGGGGCGTCGCCGTACCAGGACCAGCGTTCTGGCCCGCCACCTCCTCCGCCTGTTGCTCCTGTGCGAGACCCTGTTATGGCGTCACCGATTGACTCATACGACCGACGTCCACCGCCGCCTCCCATGCCTTCGTACTACCCCAGAGACCGTAGTCCCCTCCGAAGGCCCCCTAGCATGGCTATGCCCAGTGCTGGTAATGGCTACCCCTATGAGCGCTCCCGTCTTTCTCCGGTTAAACGTGTCCCAGCATATGGTGTTCCTCGACCCAGGGACCCCTACGCCGAGCGACCTCCCCCGCCACCGCCTTCTCGCTTCGCTTATTAA
- the LOC128756084 gene encoding RNA-binding protein 4.1-like, translated as MVKIFIGNLSEHTTKEEVEALFTPYGAVTECAKYKNFAFVHMEDRKVANKAIRELHLHRLNGRPINVEPSRGKNQAPVKLHIANVEKGSEAELRELFEEYGIVTECAIVKNFAFVHMANSDEAMDAIKGLDDSEFQGQRIHVQLSKSKPRWGGEEEEYPPPPPPRGGYYPPAPPPHRYPPGDRPEPPYRGRMSAYPPLPPPPPPRRPSYLDHGYGERDSYGVVDYYEKFRARPFATPGYEERRASTIPPPPPAMVRDRLTMSSHDPYDRRPLAPPPPSYGARDRSPIRRPPPIPAPPSGNGYSYERSRLSPLSRSQLYPPTRPKDTYSERSIPPPPPPPRYAGY; from the exons ATGGTGAAAATATTCATTGGAAACCTATCGGAGCATACAACCAAGGAAGAGGTTGAAGCCCTCTTCACTCCGTATGGCGCAGTAACGGAATGTGCCAAGTATAAAAACTTTGCCTTCGTCCACATGGAGGACCGCAAAGTGGCCAACAAGGCAATCCGTGAGCTCCATCTTCACCGACTTAATGGCCGCCCCATCAACGTGGAGCCCAGCCGAGGGAAAAATCAAGCCCCTGTCAAGCTTCACATTGCTAATGTGGAAAAAGGCTCTGAAGCTGAGCTAAGAGAGCTCTTTGAGGAGTACGGCATCGTGACAGAATGTGCCATTGTCAAAAACTTTGCTTTCGTGCACATGGCTAATTCGGATGAGGCCATGGATGCCATCAAAGGTCTGGATGATTCTGAGTTCCAAG GTCAGCGCATTCATGTTCAGCTGTCCAAGAGCAAACCCAGgtggggaggagaagaagaggagtaTCCGCCGCCCCCGCCACCAAGAGGAGGATACTACCCACCAGCACCTCCACCTCATCGCTACCCACCTGGTGATAGACCAGAGCCTCCCTATAGAGGCCGTATGTCTGCTTACCCTCCgcttcctcctccaccgccaCCAAGAAGACCATCGTATTTGGATCATGGCTATGGCGAGCGGGATTCCTATGGCGTGGTGGACTACTATGAAAAATTCAGGGCACGTCCATTTGCAACACCTGGTTATGAGGAGAGACGGGCGAGCACCattccaccacctccaccagctATGGTTCGAGATCGGCTAACAATGTCATCACATGACCCATATGATCGCCGTCCACTggcccctcctccaccatcttATGGGGCAAGAGACAGAAGTCCCATCCGCCGGCCCCCACCAATCCCTGCACCACCAAGTGGTAATGGTTACTCATACGAGCGCTCCCGTCTTTCTCCGCTGTCCAGGTCTCAGCTGTACCCACCTACCCGGCCCAAGGATACTTATTCAGAAAGGAGTAtcccgccgcctcctcctcctccacgttATGCTGGCTATTAA
- the LOC128756296 gene encoding ladderlectin-like translates to MKILRVSLFACAIIVLTSAEFCTIDGLFKNCPRGWKEFRGRCFLFVETELSWAKAEKYCRSMNANLASIQSDDEEDFLDEYLDGKGSPDTWIGASDCVQADSYWWTDGADFANVDWCEGQPDQDGSRYCLQLNNNDDCWSAEDCSSTKPFLCAKNI, encoded by the exons ATGAAGATTCTGCGGGTGTCTTTATTTGCTTGTGCCATAATTGTTCTGACTTCAGCAG AATTCTGCACAATAGATGGATTATTCAAAAACTGTCCCCGCGGCTGGAAAGAGTTCCGTGGCCGCTGCTTCCTTTTCGTCGAGACAGAGTTGTCCTGGGCCAAAGCTGAG AAATACTGTCGGTCCATGAATGCAAACCTCGCATCAATTCAGAGCGATGATGAGGAGGACTTCCTGGATGAGTACCTTGACGGGAAAGGCAGTCCAGACACATGGATTGGAGCGTCAGACTGTGTTCAG GCGGACAGCTATTGGTGGACTGACGGGGCAGACTTTGCCAATGTAGATTGGTGCGAGGGGCAACCAGACCAGGACGGGAGCCGATACTGTTTGCAGCTTAACAATAATG aTGACTGCTGGAGTGCTGAAGATTGTTCAAGCACAAAGCCATTTTTATGCGCCAAAAACATCTAA